CTCCTCTCATTGGGCATTGTAACTCCTTGGCTTGATTGGGAAGGTGCATCACAcctgttgctttttttcttttggaagagTTACAGAGTTTCCCTTTGCtgtgagaggagaggggagactGGCTTGTCCATGTTTGTTCCTCTTCTCCGGCCTTTGCATCATCTATAGTTTCTTCTAGGGAAGATACCTCTACCTCTGGCCTCCCCAGCCCTTCCAGGCACTTCTAGCCCTGCCCACACCCACACTCTTTGACAGGCCTGGGCGGGCGGCTCCCTGCCTGACGAGGCTGAAGATGTTGTTCCTTCtcagggaggagatggggtggggCTTGCCCGTCCACAGAatcaagttttctctttttttgctctgACTGGGCAGAGAAGAGACTTTTCCCTTGCAACTACCTTTGAGAGGTTGGGTGGCACACTATAGTGCCTTCAGCACAGAAATTGGAAATAAATGTGTCTATCACTCATGGTGGTTGAGACTGGGATTTGAGCTAAGCAGAGAACAGAGGCATAAGTGGGATTTGAGGGAGGTAAGCTGGTTGTCACTGGAATCGCCAGCTCCCTGACCTCCTGCCCTTCGGTGTGTTCCTCAGAATGTCTGTCTTCATCATTGCTGGCAGATGACTCTTTTGAACAATCTTGGTCTTTTTTACTCCCCAATTTATCAATTTCGTGGGCTCCGAGTATGTCTAGATGGAGTCTAAACTTTTTTTTGCCCAGCAAGTCCAGAGGCGTGGCTGTAGTGGGGCTCCTGCCGAGTCCAAGGCCACTGGTGGAGGGCTGGGCACCTGGTTTACAGAGTGTGTCAATAGCTGCCCAGGGGGCCTTTCTAACCTTATCCTTTTTTGCCCCAGGCGCTGTTGCACGAGGAGGGCGATGATTCTGGCTTTGTCAGTCTGTCTCGGCTGGGCCCCTGTTTGAGGGACAAGGACCTGGAGATGGAGGAGTTGATACTGCAGGATGGGGCGCTGCTGGGGACCATGCACAGCTATATGGATGCCTCCCTCATCTCCCTCATTGAAGATTTTGGTAGCCTTGGAGAGGTGAGCTGGGGCTGTGACTTCCAGAACCTTGGTTCCCAGGTACTCAACCTGAgtccttgaagtgttttttcattTCTAGGTGAGACTTGGGCTGTGTCCCATGTAAAAGTATGCCCTGGCAGACTTGATATAGTCCACAGCCTTTCTCCCTGCCTGGGCCCCTGACTTACATGTCCAGAGGGTTCTAATCTTTGTCTTGAATCCAGTTCCAGCTTAGTCAAGGACTGTCTACTGAGCATCCCACATCTTAACTGAGAGTGGAGAGGGTATGAAACAAACTCAAGACTCAATTTTGACAGGTCTCTGTTGATAAACTAGAGAGGTAGTGGATGGTAGTAAATGAGattggaacccatgccccctggtACTCGTGTCTCTGGCAAATTGAGCTGAATAGAGCCCAGGAGAGGGATTCTCTTGGCATCTAGTCCTTCTCAGTGGCTTGGTTAGGATGGTGGTGGTACCTTCCTATTGTCTTTCCTGAACAGAGCAGATTATCTCTGGAGGACCAGAATGAAGTGTCACTGCTCACAGCTCTGACGGAGATCTTGGACAATGCAGATTCTGAGAACCTATCTCCATTTGACAGCATTCCTGACTCGGAGCTGCTCGTGTCACCTCGGGAGGGCTCCTCTGTAAGTGTGGGACAGAGGTGTGTGGATGGTGCAAAGGTTAGAACCACATCCGTGGGCCTACTCATAAAAGTTCTGAAACACAGACTCATCTCAGGTCTTCTCCCTTTTAGCTGCACAGGTTGCTCAGCCTCTCTCGGACACCCCCAGAACGTGACCTCATCACTGCAACTGACCCACTGGGGCCCAGCACAGGCAGTAGTAGAGTAAGTGGGGTAAGCCTGCCCTAGGGAGCCTCATAGACTCCCGGGGGGGAGGAATATGTGGGGACAGgcctggaaaaatatattcttggAGAAAATGCCTATGTCTTGTTTTCTATCCTGTAGGTTGAGATGGCGCTCGCAGATCCCCCTTGGGACTTCTCTCCACCTTCCTTCTTGGAGACCTCCTCCCCTAAGCTTCCTAGTTGGAGACCCCCAAGGTCAAGAACCCGCTGGGGCCagtcccctcctccccagcagcGTAGtgatggggaggaagaggaggagctgGCTGGCTTCAGCAGTGAGATGCTTGCTGGGGAGCTTAACAACTCTGTGAGCAGCATCCCAGACTTCCCCATGCACCTAGCCAGTcctgaggaggaagagaaaacagcagcagcagcagagatggcaGTACAGGCAGCTGGAGACGAGAGCATCTCCTCCTTGAGTGAGCTGGTGCGGGCCATGCACCCGTACTGCCTGCCCAACCTCACCCACCTGACAGCGCTCGAGGATGAGCTTCAGGAGCAGCCAGATGACTTGACACTGCCTGAGGattgtgtggtgctggagattgTGGGTCAGGCGGCCACAGCTGGCAATGACCTGGAGATCCCAGTTGTGGTGCGACAGATCCCTGCTGGCCCCCAGCCTGTGCTCCTGGATGACACACTAGAGGTCAGTCCGGCCTTGCAGCTGCTCATGCCACCACTAGAGGTGGAGACAGAGGTTGCTGTTCCCAAGGAAACCCTCTGCCCTAAGGATGAGGGCTTGTCACTGGACTCAAAGGAAAAGTTGGAGTCAGCCTCCATGTTGGAGCCCAGGGAGGTCATGGAGCCGTTGGTGCCCAAGGGGCCTCAGAACCCACCAGCCAACACAATGCTAAGTTCCCAGAGGGCTCgaaagggcaggaggaagaagagcaAGGAGCAGCCAGCTGCCTGTGCAGAGGGCTACACCAGGAGGCTGAGGTCGGCCTCTCGTGGGCAGTCTACAGCTGTTCCAGAGGTGACCTCTCAAGGAGGCAGCCTGCCTCAGGAGGACCTTCAAAGAGAGATTGGGCCTCCCCATGGTAGAGGGAAGCCCCGAGCTTGGGCTCGGGCCTGGGCAGCTGCCTTGGAGAAGCCCAGCTCTGTGAACTTGGAGAGCAGTACTGAGCAAGCTAGTCCTGTTAAAGAAGACCCTGTAGACCTCTGCCCCAGCCTGGTTGACCCTATCCAAGCCAACCCTGTTTCAACGCATCTCTCACTGGTTGACTCTGCTCAAGCTGACCCCATGCCACTTGACTCTGTTGAAGCTGATTGCACTGTAGTTGACCCTGGTCCCACTACGACTGACACTGAACCTGTTGACCCTGTGCTAACTAACCTTGCTTCAGCGAACTCAGAGCTGGTTGACCCTCTCCCAGCTGATGCAGTCCTGGCTGACTCAGCAGCAGCTGACCCTGCAGTGGTTGTTCCCATCTCAGATGACTTGTCTCCAGTTGACCCTGTCCTGGTCAAGTCAGTACAGGTTGACTCTGTTCCCAATGACCTGTCTCCAGTTGACCCTGTACTGGTTAAGTCTAGGCCAACTGATCCCAGACGTGGTGCAGTATCATCAGCCCAGAGGAATCCAGGTGGCCAGCTCCTCCTAGAATCAGAGTCCTCAGAACCCCCAAAGGACAACAGTCCTGAAGTCAGGGAGGTTGTAGGTCCTCTGAAGGGAGAAACTGGTACCAGTACCACAACCCAGGAAGTCAGGCCTCGGCCTCTTAGCCTATCTGAGTACCGGCGACGAAGGCAGCAGCGCCAGCCAGAGGCCGAAGAGAGGACCCTTCAGCCTCCCACTGGGAAGTGGCCCAGCCTCCCAGAAACTCCCACAGGGCTGGCAGACATCCCTTGTCTTGTCATCCCTCCAGCCCCAGCCAAGAAGACAGCTCCGCAGAGAAGTCCTGAGGCTCCTCCTGAGGCTTGCTTTGGGTCTGtgggccccagccctgcctctcctAGTCCTGAGCCACCTGTGAGCAAACCTATGGCCTCAGCTCCTACTGAGCAGGTGCCATCCCAAGAGAAACTGCTGCCAGCAAGACTgccacctcctgctgtgcagcccatGCCCCCCACAATGCCCACTGCTCTGCCTTTTCCAACTGGTGGGCTGGGCATGACTCCTGTGCTGCCCCTTCCCACAAATGGGCAAGCTGTGCCCAATCTGCCTCCACCACCCTTGCAGCCTCCTAATGTTCCGATGTCTCTGGGGCCAGTGCCACCTGATCCCTATACTCACTATGCCCCTGTGCCACCCTGGCCTTGTTATCCTCCTGTGTCCCCTTCTGGCTATCCTTGCCTGCCCCCCCCACCAACGGTGCCCATAGTGTCTGGTACTCCAGGTGCCTATGCTGTGCCCCCCACTTGTAATGTGCCTTGGGtacctcctcctgccccagtcccACCGTATAATTCCAACTGTAGCTACGGGCCCTTGGGATGGGGCCCAGGGCTGCAACACCCTCCGTTCTGGCCTGCTGTTCCCCCACCTCCTTTGCCACTAACCTCAGTTGGAAGAGTTGTCCCCCCACCCAAGGTGGAGCCTGGTGGCATCCCAGCTGGCTCTCCTGAAAGTGTGCCAGCTGTGCCAATGGCTCCTCCCCTCAGTCTTGGGGCAGCTGGCCAGGGAGCTCCACAGACAGAGCCCACCAAGGTGGAGGTCAAGCCAGTGCCTGCATCTCCCCATCTGAAACACAAGGCGTCCTCCCCAGTGCACAGCCCTCGGATCAAGGCTCCACCATGTGTGTCTGCTGAGAATGTGGCTGTTGAGGAGCCTGCATCAGAGAGGCTAAAGCCTGAGCCACAGGAGACTAGGCCCAAGGAGAAACCACCCTCTCCTGTTGCCAAGGCTGTTCCCACACCGGCACCAAGGCAGGGTGCTACCACCAAACTGCCTGCTGTCCACCCAGCCCGTCTAAGGAAACTGTCCTTTCTACCTACCCCTCGTACCCAGGGTCCTGAGGCCGTGGTGCAGGCTTTCATCAGTGAGATTGGTGAGTGCCACACAGTTCAGTTGTTGTGAAGAATGGCGTGAGAATTGTGTGAGGAGTGTCCTCCGTAAAACAGGATAAGCCTCCATGGGGCTGACCTTTGTTAGAATCCTTGAGAGAGAGGAGTCTGGGTTGGTTTGATTCTCTTTCTCAGGGAGTGTTACTCCCCTGGTTTACTTATCACAGTGTACAGGGGGCACATAGGGAGAGAAGCAAGGTGTTTTGGAACTTTTGGGACCAGTGTGCTCAGTGGATAGGGGCAGGTTTCCAATCCTGTGTTGTGTGCTTCCGCAGGAATTGAGGCGTCAGACCTGTCCAGTCTGCTGGAGCAATTTGAGAAATCAGAAGGTGAGGAAACCCTTTCTGTTGATGTTTCTTTTGGGCCCAGCCCTGTAGTTGCTTAAactgggaggagggagaaggggagtcTGCCACTAGAGTGGCGCCCTAATTGGAATGGGAAGACAATTCCATTGATGCAATCCAAGCCAGGGAGAGGGTACAGCATGACAAGAACTATAAAGAGTGGATGGGTGGGGAGATCCAAGTGAACTGGGGACATTTTTCTAGAGGGAAGTAGTTCTCCAGCTGAGCCTTGGAAGACAGGAATTCAGAGAGCCTGCATGTGGTGAATAAAGGCAGAGGTGCAGGAAGGGTCACATATGGTATATTTGAAAGGCAATGGCTAGTTCAGCTTCTCAGTACAAGTGTGGATCTAGGTGCTGTGGAGGATGCTATGTCGTGTTCTCAAGGAGCTTATGATCTAACTGGGGAGAGGAATCTGCAGAAATGACTCCTGAATTGACAATAGGTATCTGTAGTACAACGCAAAGTACAAGTGTAGATCAAGAGTAGCTTATAAGACTAGCAAGTTAATTAGGTGGATTATATAGAACCTGGAATGCTAGATTTAGGAGTTGGGACTCAGTCTCTGATTCAGTGGAGTGTGTGCTTGTTCTTAAGCAGAAGAGACATAATTAAAAATAGTTGTTGGGTACCCACTGGAGGAGAATGGATTTCTTTGGGGAGACCCCAATGGAGTATGTAGGCAAAATGGATTTTCCTCCTTTGTGTCTTAAAGCCAGCGGTTCTGTGCCTCCTCAGTATGGAACGTCTGGTTGGGCTTTTAACTAGTATggtttctttgcagccaaaaaggAGTGCCCTCCCCCGGCTCCTGCTGACAGCCTGGCTGTAGGAAACTCAGGGTAAGTATGGGGATGTGAGTTACCCTACAGCTGTTGGTCAGCAGCCGGCCGGCGCTCCAGGACTGTCAACTGGATGCCTCTGTTAAGGGACATTTAGTCAGCTCTAAAGTCTTTACCTGTTCCCCACCCCTGGCTCAGCCCATCACTACTGAGCATTGTCTTGGGTGATACATAGGAGGATATATATGAACCATCCTCTGGCTGATTCCAGTCTGGGGTTTCAAATGGTGATGCCTTTTATGTTCTGGCGAGTTGTGTTTTGGggggtttctttcttttatttagcaGGCTTTAAGGTTGCTCAAAACACTGCTGATGGTGTAAGAAAAAAATGGGGGAGGATGTTCATGGCTAGGGCTCCCTGATTCCTTGGAGGACACAGGTATCCTGGACCTCCTTGTTCCCCATTTTTCCAGTACCAagaggcctttttttttcttcatgatacCCCATCCTCTTCTGCCAAGCATATTTTCCTCCATATTGATTTTGGGTTGGTTTGAGCCGGGCACAAGAGGCTCCCGGCTTGGAGGAGGTGGGGGGTATCAAGGTCATAGTCAGCCTGCCTCCAGAAATTGGAGAGAGCTGAGATCCAACTTACATAAAGTTCAGTCACTAAAACCCTTTTTGTGCTGGAGGAGAATGATTGGGACAGTTTGTGCCCCCTGTTCCTCTCTGCACGTCCCCCTTTCCTGTTGCTTCATGAGGAAAGCAGATGTTGAGGAGGCAATGAACCAGGCTTTCCCTTTTCCCCCCGCCAGCAGCGTTGACACTCCCCAGGAGAAGAGGCCCCTAGACCGGTTACAAGCCCCAGAACTGGCCAACGTGGCAGgtgggttcagggtggggaactCTGCCTTTGATTAGTTTATGCAGCAAATGTTTGTAGAGCCCGCTCTGCAGCAAGTGTGTGTAGGTGTTGGGGATAAGGAAATCTGATCGTCGTCCTTGAGGTTCTCACAGTCCAGGGGGCAGATGTGTAAACAGATGAGCACGTCGAGTATCAGAGGTTGTGTGTCAAAGAAACCCATTTGGTTTATAGTGGGGTCTGAAGAGGGACTATCAGAACAGGGTTATACAGAAGGTAATCCTCAAATCGGAGGCTTGAGAAAATCACTGACACCAGGGGCATTTGAGGTTGTTGGAACAGCTTGAGTGAACTGAAGAAACA
The Budorcas taxicolor isolate Tak-1 chromosome 23, Takin1.1, whole genome shotgun sequence genome window above contains:
- the PPRC1 gene encoding peroxisome proliferator-activated receptor gamma coactivator-related protein 1 isoform X2, which encodes MAARRGRRDGIAPPASGGPGPDPGGGVRSSGWGSRSQAPYGTVGAVSGGEQALLHEEGDDSGFVSLSRLGPCLRDKDLEMEELILQDGALLGTMHSYMDASLISLIEDFGSLGESRLSLEDQNEVSLLTALTEILDNADSENLSPFDSIPDSELLVSPREGSSLHRLLSLSRTPPERDLITATDPLGPSTGSSRVEMALADPPWDFSPPSFLETSSPKLPSWRPPRSRTRWGQSPPPQQRSDGEEEEELAGFSSEMLAGELNNSVSSIPDFPMHLASPEEEEKTAAAAEMAVQAAGDESISSLSELVRAMHPYCLPNLTHLTALEDELQEQPDDLTLPEDCVVLEIVGQAATAGNDLEIPVVVRQIPAGPQPVLLDDTLEVSPALQLLMPPLEVETEVAVPKETLCPKDEGLSLDSKEKLESASMLEPREVMEPLVPKGPQNPPANTMLSSQRARKGRRKKSKEQPAACAEGYTRRLRSASRGQSTAVPEVTSQGGSLPQEDLQREIGPPHGRGKPRAWARAWAAALEKPSSVNLESSTEQASPVKEDPVDLCPSLVDPIQANPVSTHLSLVDSAQADPMPLDSVEADCTVVDPGPTTTDTEPVDPVLTNLASANSELVDPLPADAVLADSAAADPAVVVPISDDLSPVDPVLVKSVQVDSVPNDLSPVDPVLVKSRPTDPRRGAVSSAQRNPGGQLLLESESSEPPKDNSPEVREVVGPLKGETGTSTTTQEVRPRPLSLSEYRRRRQQRQPEAEERTLQPPTGKWPSLPETPTGLADIPCLVIPPAPAKKTAPQRSPEAPPEACFGSVGPSPASPSPEPPVSKPMASAPTEQVPSQEKLLPARLPPPAVQPMPPTMPTALPFPTGGLGMTPVLPLPTNGQAVPNLPPPPLQPPNVPMSLGPVPPDPYTHYAPVPPWPCYPPVSPSGYPCLPPPPTVPIVSGTPGAYAVPPTCNVPWVPPPAPVPPYNSNCSYGPLGWGPGLQHPPFWPAVPPPPLPLTSVGRVVPPPKVEPGGIPAGSPESVPAVPMAPPLSLGAAGQGAPQTEPTKVEVKPVPASPHLKHKASSPVHSPRIKAPPCVSAENVAVEEPASERLKPEPQETRPKEKPPSPVAKAVPTPAPRQGATTKLPAVHPARLRKLSFLPTPRTQGPEAVVQAFISEIGIEASDLSSLLEQFEKSEAKKECPPPAPADSLAVGNSGVDTPQEKRPLDRLQAPELANVAGLTPPATPPHQLWKPLAAVSLLAKAKSPKSTAQEGTLKPEGITEAKHPAAARLHEGVRGPSPVHVGSGDHDYCVRSRTPPKKTSALVIPEVGSRWNVKRHQDITIKPVLSLGSVTSVPPGTAASQKPLDHRTSKEQADPQTPCLAPSALLSPEASPCRNDMNTRTLPDPSAKQQSVRCYRKACRSASPPSRGWQGRRGRSSRSVSSGSTRTSEASSSSSSSSSSSSRSRSRSRSLSPPHKRWRRSSCSSSGRSRRCSSSSSSSSSSSSSSSSSSSSRSRSRSPSPRRRSDRRRRYSSYRSHDHYQRQRVLQKERAIEERRVVFIGKIPGRMTRSELKQRFSVFGEIEECTIHFRVQGDNYGFVTYRYAEEAFAAIESGHKLRQADEQPFDLCFGGRRQFCKRSYSDLDSNREDFDPAPVKSKFDSLDFDTLLKQAQKNLRR